The following proteins come from a genomic window of Microbacterium lemovicicum:
- a CDS encoding NCS2 family permease, producing the protein MSTIPPETDHAPQTREPGGILDRFFEISRRGSTVGTEVRGGVVTFVTMAYIVILNPIILSGGTDVVGNQLGFSAVAAVTALTAGAMTILFGLVTRLPFAFAAGLGINSFLAVSVVGQVTWPEAMGLIVINGLIIVLLAATGLRRMIFDAVPLALKTAITVGIGLFIAFIGFVDSGLVTSTGLSSPPVGLGVQGSITTVPTLLFVFTLVLTSILIARRVKAGLLIGLLSGTVVAVIVEAIWHLGGRTAENPGGWGLSVPTLPAQWIGLPDLSLVGQVDLVGSFGRIGVLAALMLVFTLVFTNFFDAMGTMTGLSREAGLADEKGNFPRLRSALIVEGVGAVAGGVTSSSSNTVFIESGSGIGEGARTGLANVVTGVLFLLAMFLTPLTSIVPTEIAAAALVIVGALMMAQIRHIDLSDVSALIPVFLTVTVMPLTYSIANGIGAGFISWVLVRAFSGKARGISPLLWIVAAGFVVFFARGPIEQLLG; encoded by the coding sequence ATGAGCACCATTCCCCCCGAGACCGACCACGCCCCGCAGACGCGCGAGCCCGGCGGCATCCTCGACCGTTTCTTCGAGATCTCGCGCCGCGGATCCACCGTCGGCACCGAAGTGCGCGGCGGCGTCGTCACCTTCGTGACGATGGCCTACATCGTCATCCTGAACCCGATCATCCTGTCGGGCGGCACCGATGTCGTGGGCAACCAGCTGGGCTTCAGCGCGGTGGCGGCCGTCACGGCGCTCACCGCCGGCGCGATGACGATCCTGTTCGGGCTGGTCACCCGCCTGCCCTTCGCCTTCGCCGCGGGCCTGGGCATCAACTCGTTCCTCGCCGTCAGCGTCGTGGGCCAGGTGACGTGGCCCGAGGCGATGGGCCTCATCGTCATCAACGGCCTGATCATCGTGCTGCTGGCCGCGACCGGCTTGCGGCGCATGATCTTCGACGCCGTCCCGCTGGCGCTCAAGACCGCCATCACGGTGGGCATCGGCCTGTTCATCGCCTTCATCGGCTTCGTCGACAGCGGCCTGGTCACCTCGACCGGACTGTCCTCGCCGCCGGTCGGACTCGGCGTGCAGGGGTCGATCACGACGGTCCCGACCCTGCTGTTCGTCTTCACGCTCGTGCTCACGTCGATCCTCATCGCGCGCAGGGTGAAAGCCGGCCTGCTCATCGGTCTGCTCTCGGGCACCGTGGTCGCCGTCATCGTCGAGGCGATCTGGCACCTGGGCGGCCGCACCGCCGAGAACCCGGGCGGCTGGGGACTGAGCGTGCCGACCCTTCCGGCGCAGTGGATCGGCCTGCCCGACCTCAGCCTGGTGGGTCAGGTCGACCTCGTCGGCTCCTTCGGGCGCATCGGCGTGCTCGCCGCCCTCATGCTCGTCTTCACCCTGGTGTTCACGAACTTCTTCGACGCCATGGGCACGATGACCGGCCTCTCCCGGGAGGCGGGCCTGGCCGACGAGAAGGGCAACTTCCCGCGCCTGCGCTCGGCGCTCATCGTCGAGGGCGTGGGTGCCGTCGCCGGCGGCGTGACCTCGTCGTCGTCGAACACCGTCTTCATCGAGTCGGGCTCGGGCATCGGCGAGGGAGCCCGCACGGGCCTCGCGAACGTCGTCACGGGCGTGCTGTTCCTGCTCGCCATGTTCCTCACGCCGCTCACCTCGATCGTCCCGACCGAGATCGCCGCCGCGGCGCTCGTCATCGTCGGCGCGCTGATGATGGCGCAGATCCGCCACATCGACCTCAGCGACGTGTCGGCCCTGATCCCGGTCTTCCTGACGGTCACCGTGATGCCGCTGACCTACTCGATCGCCAACGGCATCGGCGCGGGCTTCATCTCGTGGGTGCTGGTGCGCGCGTTCTCGGGCAAGGCGCGCGGCATCAGCCCGCTGCTGTGGATCGTCGCCGCCGGCTTCGTCGTCTTCTTCGCGCGGGGGCCGATCGAGCAGCTGCTGGGCTGA
- a CDS encoding DUF6350 family protein → MNRLLVALLSLIDAVLAAAIGLAIALAPLTALWAFGLGGSADWGTLWPASATIWQLGHLVPVAVTLPDAYLAATGIDRSAGAFVLSLAPTVFALFTAVFAARSGARASRADAWITGVASSTVVFAVLAALVAVTGGNAVAATETWQAILFPTLFFAVPALVGAIVIEWREAGAGVVARLRDRAEAVAGGWGELPALAARGTAIVVAGFVGIGALAVAVAVVVGGAQVVSLLEAGHMDVVGVTVTALGQLAFLPTLIVWAAAFLAGPGFALGTATSVSPVGTQLGVIPGIPVLGAVPQLDSPWFLLTALLPVALGALAGWAVRSRLVAHADAAPAPASVAPWATPSLEGLIGAPPEARTAAQDEPGDRFGVRVALMAVIAVLSGAAAALLAQLTSGSLGPGRLAEVGAAPGPVALAVGLEVFVGAAILLLSPRRRSRRSTSDDVRSTSDDDRSASDDGRSWWRRDRGEDERADAAPARVDADDRVGAATRASVWDGRMGGDAAPAGVGAASRGEQGRGRSVAVEDSDAAGTTPADETAPAPEDTAPLPPFVPRERGEGESAPRRPSPLPPVD, encoded by the coding sequence ATGAATCGCCTTCTCGTCGCCCTCCTCTCCCTCATCGACGCCGTCCTCGCGGCGGCGATCGGTCTCGCGATCGCGCTCGCGCCGCTGACGGCTCTGTGGGCGTTCGGCCTCGGCGGCTCCGCCGACTGGGGCACGCTGTGGCCGGCGTCGGCGACGATCTGGCAGCTCGGGCACCTCGTGCCCGTCGCCGTCACCCTGCCCGACGCGTACCTCGCGGCGACCGGCATCGACCGGTCCGCCGGCGCGTTCGTGCTCTCGCTCGCGCCGACCGTCTTCGCCCTGTTCACCGCGGTCTTCGCCGCGCGTTCGGGCGCCCGGGCGTCGCGCGCCGACGCCTGGATCACCGGCGTGGCGTCATCGACCGTGGTGTTCGCCGTGCTCGCGGCGCTCGTCGCCGTCACCGGGGGGAACGCCGTGGCCGCGACGGAGACCTGGCAGGCGATCCTGTTCCCGACCCTCTTCTTCGCCGTGCCCGCGCTGGTCGGCGCGATCGTCATCGAGTGGCGCGAGGCGGGAGCGGGAGTGGTCGCCCGTCTGCGCGACCGCGCCGAGGCCGTCGCCGGCGGGTGGGGCGAGCTTCCCGCCCTCGCCGCGCGCGGCACCGCGATCGTCGTCGCCGGCTTCGTCGGGATCGGCGCCCTGGCCGTCGCCGTGGCCGTCGTCGTGGGCGGCGCGCAGGTGGTGTCGCTCTTGGAGGCCGGGCACATGGACGTGGTGGGCGTCACCGTCACCGCGCTCGGCCAGCTCGCGTTCCTCCCCACGCTGATCGTCTGGGCCGCCGCCTTCCTGGCCGGCCCCGGGTTCGCGCTCGGCACCGCGACCTCCGTCTCGCCGGTCGGCACGCAGCTCGGCGTGATCCCCGGCATCCCCGTGCTCGGCGCGGTGCCGCAGCTCGATTCCCCGTGGTTCCTGCTGACCGCCCTCCTGCCGGTCGCCCTCGGGGCTCTCGCCGGATGGGCGGTCCGCTCGCGTCTCGTCGCGCACGCCGACGCGGCGCCCGCCCCGGCCTCCGTCGCGCCGTGGGCGACGCCCTCGCTGGAGGGGCTGATCGGCGCACCCCCCGAGGCTCGGACCGCGGCGCAGGACGAGCCGGGCGACCGGTTCGGCGTGCGCGTCGCCCTCATGGCCGTCATCGCGGTGCTCTCCGGCGCCGCGGCCGCCCTCCTCGCGCAGCTGACGTCCGGCTCCCTCGGCCCCGGGCGCCTCGCCGAGGTGGGAGCCGCCCCCGGGCCCGTCGCGCTCGCTGTCGGTCTCGAGGTCTTCGTGGGCGCGGCGATCCTGCTGCTCTCACCTCGTCGGCGCTCCCGCCGCTCGACCTCGGACGACGTGCGCTCGACGTCGGATGACGATCGATCGGCCTCCGACGACGGGCGCTCCTGGTGGCGACGCGACCGCGGCGAAGACGAACGAGCGGATGCTGCGCCGGCGCGCGTCGACGCGGACGACCGGGTCGGTGCGGCGACGCGTGCGTCGGTGTGGGACGGTCGCATGGGCGGCGACGCCGCCCCGGCGGGAGTCGGCGCCGCCTCCCGCGGAGAGCAGGGGAGGGGCCGCTCCGTCGCCGTCGAGGATTCCGACGCCGCCGGCACGACGCCTGCGGACGAGACGGCCCCGGCCCCGGAGGACACCGCGCCCCTCCCGCCCTTCGTGCCGCGCGAGCGCGGCGAGGGGGAGTCGGCCCCCCGCAGGCCGTCGCCGCTGCCCCCGGTAGACTGA
- the purN gene encoding phosphoribosylglycinamide formyltransferase: protein MLTVAVLISGTGSNLRALLDAAAHEDYPARIVVVGADREADGFAHAEAHGIPTFLVPFRNFADREDWGRELADQLRTWSPDLVVLSGLMRLLPADLVAEWSPRIINTHPAFLPEFPGAHGVRDALAAGVDRTGASVIVVDAGVDSGPILAQDRVPIRVGDDEHALHDRIKPVERRLLIDVVRRIATGELDLAAASAPSR, encoded by the coding sequence GTGCTCACGGTCGCCGTCCTCATCTCCGGCACCGGGTCCAATCTCCGTGCACTGCTGGACGCCGCCGCGCACGAGGACTACCCCGCCCGCATCGTGGTCGTCGGCGCCGATCGCGAGGCCGACGGCTTCGCGCACGCCGAGGCCCACGGCATCCCGACCTTCCTCGTGCCGTTCCGCAACTTCGCCGACCGCGAGGACTGGGGCCGCGAACTGGCCGACCAGCTGCGCACCTGGTCGCCCGACCTCGTGGTGCTGAGCGGTCTCATGCGGCTCCTGCCCGCCGACCTCGTCGCGGAGTGGTCGCCCCGCATCATCAACACGCACCCGGCATTCCTCCCCGAGTTCCCCGGAGCGCACGGCGTGCGCGACGCCCTGGCCGCGGGTGTCGACCGCACGGGCGCGAGCGTCATCGTCGTCGATGCCGGCGTGGACAGCGGGCCCATCCTCGCCCAGGACCGCGTGCCGATCCGCGTCGGCGACGATGAGCACGCCCTCCACGACCGCATCAAGCCCGTCGAGCGCCGACTGCTGATCGACGTCGTGCGCCGCATCGCGACCGGCGAGCTCGATCTCGCCGCCGCATCCGCTCCCTCCCGTTAG
- the purH gene encoding bifunctional phosphoribosylaminoimidazolecarboxamide formyltransferase/IMP cyclohydrolase — MAGPRHDPALYRDRDVVPVRRALISVSDKTGLLQLAEALAAAGVQMISTGGSATMLRDAGYDVTDVAAITGFPESLDGRVKTLHPKVHAGLLADLRLEDHERQLAELDVQPFELVVVNLYPFVETVASGAQGDDVVEQIDIGGPAMVRASAKNHANVAIVVSPESYPAIIEAVAAGGTSLVQRRELAARAFAHTAAYDTAVATWFAEGTLAAEEDLPAHLTISAERLSTLRYGENSHQRAAIYTRTGGHGIAQATQLQGKEMSYNNYVDADAALRAAFDMVKPAVAIIKHANPCGIAVAAPNALDPIASAHLRAHECDPVSAYGGVIAANGTVTLKMAENLKDIFTEVIVAPSFEDAALEVFRTKKNLRLLQLPADWQQERMDVRLVSGGLLLQDADRFPGDIDSVAKDWELVSGERPDHDEMQNFIFAWKAGRAVKSNAIVLAKGSATVGIGMGQVNRVDSCRLAVERAGDRARGSVAASDAFFPFADGPQVLLDAGVSAIVQPGGSVRDDEVIAAAQAAGVTMFFTGERHFFH, encoded by the coding sequence ATGGCCGGACCCCGTCATGACCCCGCCCTCTACCGCGACCGCGATGTCGTCCCCGTCCGTCGCGCGCTGATCTCGGTCAGCGACAAGACCGGGCTGCTGCAGCTCGCCGAGGCGCTCGCCGCCGCGGGCGTGCAGATGATCTCCACCGGCGGCTCGGCCACGATGCTCCGCGACGCGGGCTACGACGTCACGGACGTCGCGGCGATCACCGGCTTCCCCGAGTCGCTCGACGGCCGGGTGAAGACCCTGCATCCGAAGGTGCACGCCGGCCTGCTGGCCGACCTCCGCCTCGAGGACCACGAGCGCCAGCTGGCCGAGCTCGACGTGCAGCCGTTCGAGCTGGTCGTGGTGAACCTGTACCCGTTCGTGGAGACCGTCGCCTCCGGCGCGCAGGGCGACGACGTGGTCGAGCAGATCGACATCGGCGGACCGGCGATGGTGCGCGCCTCGGCGAAGAACCACGCCAACGTCGCCATCGTGGTCTCGCCCGAGTCGTACCCGGCCATCATCGAGGCGGTCGCCGCCGGCGGCACGTCGCTCGTGCAGCGCCGCGAGCTCGCCGCCCGCGCCTTCGCCCACACGGCGGCCTACGACACCGCCGTCGCCACGTGGTTCGCCGAGGGCACGCTCGCCGCGGAGGAGGACCTGCCGGCCCACCTCACCATCAGCGCGGAGCGGCTCAGCACCCTGCGCTACGGCGAGAACTCGCACCAGCGCGCCGCCATCTACACCCGCACCGGCGGCCACGGGATCGCCCAGGCGACGCAGCTGCAGGGCAAGGAGATGTCGTACAACAACTACGTCGACGCGGATGCCGCCCTGCGGGCCGCGTTCGACATGGTGAAGCCCGCCGTCGCGATCATCAAGCACGCCAACCCCTGCGGCATCGCGGTGGCCGCACCCAACGCGCTCGACCCGATCGCCAGCGCCCACCTGCGCGCCCACGAGTGCGATCCGGTGTCGGCGTACGGCGGCGTGATCGCCGCCAACGGCACGGTCACGCTCAAGATGGCCGAGAACCTCAAGGACATCTTCACCGAGGTGATCGTCGCGCCGTCGTTCGAGGATGCTGCGCTCGAGGTCTTCCGCACGAAGAAGAACCTGCGGCTGCTGCAGCTTCCCGCCGACTGGCAGCAGGAGCGCATGGACGTGCGCCTCGTCTCGGGCGGCCTCCTCCTGCAGGACGCCGATCGCTTCCCCGGCGACATCGACTCCGTCGCGAAGGACTGGGAGCTGGTGTCGGGGGAGCGCCCCGACCACGACGAGATGCAGAACTTCATCTTCGCGTGGAAGGCCGGCCGGGCCGTCAAGTCCAACGCGATCGTGCTGGCGAAGGGATCGGCGACGGTCGGGATCGGCATGGGCCAGGTCAACCGCGTCGACTCCTGCCGTCTCGCCGTGGAGCGGGCGGGAGATCGCGCGCGCGGGTCGGTCGCAGCATCCGACGCGTTCTTCCCCTTCGCCGACGGCCCGCAGGTGCTGCTCGACGCCGGCGTCTCGGCGATCGTGCAGCCCGGAGGCTCCGTTCGCGACGACGAGGTCATCGCGGCGGCGCAGGCGGCCGGCGTGACGATGTTCTTCACGGGCGAACGGCACTTCTTCCACTGA
- the mmsB gene encoding multiple monosaccharide ABC transporter permease: protein MSVPDNTLIGKGLNDTPRGPIGGSAGDNGGIVQFFTSRLREIGIFIALIVIVLLFQALTGGRLLTPGNVSNIIVQNSYILILAIGMVMIIIAGHIDLSVGSVAAFVGAVSGVLIVQMGLPWWLGIVLSLILGAVVGMWQGFWVAYVGIPAFIVTLAGMLLFRGLTQITLGNTQITPFPSEYRALGGGYLFPDLFPASSSPAEWITVGLGVLTLVLFVFSQVRQRTKRAALELQNEPRVWFLFKILGGGALIAYLTYLLGVAPNSRGTPIVLVVLAVLIIGYSVVMNRSVFGRHIYAIGGNRNAAKLSGINTRRVDFLLFVNMGVLAALAGIVFTGRLNSAGPGAGNLFELDAIAAAFIGGAAVQGGVGRVVGAIAGGLVMGVLNNGMSLMGISTDVQQFIKGLVLLLAVAFDVWNKNRTRR from the coding sequence ATGTCAGTGCCTGACAACACCCTCATCGGGAAGGGTCTGAACGACACCCCCCGCGGCCCCATCGGGGGATCCGCCGGCGACAACGGCGGGATCGTGCAGTTCTTCACCTCCCGCCTGCGCGAGATCGGCATCTTCATCGCGCTGATCGTGATCGTGCTGCTGTTCCAGGCGCTGACCGGCGGGCGTCTGCTCACCCCGGGCAACGTCTCGAACATCATCGTCCAGAACAGCTACATCCTGATCCTCGCCATCGGCATGGTGATGATCATCATCGCCGGCCACATCGACCTGTCGGTCGGATCGGTCGCCGCCTTCGTCGGCGCCGTCTCGGGCGTGCTCATCGTGCAGATGGGCCTTCCCTGGTGGCTGGGCATCGTGCTCTCGCTCATCCTGGGCGCCGTGGTCGGCATGTGGCAGGGCTTCTGGGTCGCGTACGTCGGCATACCCGCGTTCATCGTGACGCTCGCCGGCATGCTCCTCTTCCGCGGCCTGACGCAGATCACCCTCGGCAACACGCAGATCACGCCGTTCCCGTCGGAGTACCGCGCGCTCGGCGGCGGCTACCTGTTCCCCGACCTCTTCCCCGCCTCCTCCTCCCCCGCGGAGTGGATCACCGTCGGCCTGGGCGTGCTCACGCTCGTGCTGTTCGTGTTCAGCCAGGTGCGTCAGCGCACCAAGCGCGCGGCGCTGGAGCTCCAGAACGAGCCCCGCGTGTGGTTCCTGTTCAAGATCCTCGGCGGCGGCGCGCTCATCGCGTACCTGACCTACCTGCTGGGCGTCGCACCCAACTCGCGCGGCACGCCCATCGTGCTCGTGGTACTGGCCGTGCTGATCATCGGCTACTCGGTCGTCATGAACCGCAGCGTGTTCGGCCGCCACATCTACGCGATCGGCGGCAACCGCAATGCAGCCAAGCTCTCGGGCATCAACACCCGCCGCGTGGACTTCCTGCTGTTCGTCAACATGGGCGTGCTGGCCGCGCTGGCCGGCATCGTCTTCACCGGACGTCTGAACTCCGCCGGTCCCGGCGCGGGCAACCTGTTCGAGCTGGATGCCATCGCCGCCGCCTTCATCGGAGGCGCCGCCGTCCAGGGCGGTGTCGGCCGCGTCGTCGGTGCCATCGCGGGTGGCCTCGTGATGGGCGTGCTCAACAACGGCATGTCGCTCATGGGCATCTCGACCGACGTGCAGCAGTTCATCAAGGGCCTCGTGCTCCTGCTGGCGGTCGCCTTCGACGTGTGGAACAAGAACCGCACCCGTCGCTGA
- the mmsA gene encoding multiple monosaccharide ABC transporter ATP-binding protein, which translates to MRSITKEFPGVIALADVSLTVERGTVHAICGENGAGKSTLMKVLSGVYPAGDYRGEIEFDGQIVQFKDIRDSEAAGIVIIHQELALSPYLSIAENIFLGNEITHRGLIDWDATNREAAKLLARVGLGDSPDVPVNEIGVGKQQLVEIAKALSKDVKLLILDEPTAALNDDDSAHLLDLIRHLRGQGITCIIISHKLNEIRAIADEVTIIRDGRTIETLDVATGGTSEDRIIRGMVGRELENRYPDRDAEIGDEVLRVEDWTVHHPTDANRVVIHSANITVRAGEVVGIAGLMGAGRTELAMSVFGRSFGSRITGSVYVRGQKVDTSTVPKAIRAGLAYVTEDRKGAGLNLIDTIKRNISLAGMRKLTRRGWVDGQEEYLVANRYRQSMNIKAPTVDVVVGKLSGGNQQKVVLSQWLYSDPEVLILDEPTRGIDVGAKYEIYTIINTLAAQGKGVLVISSELPELLGICDRIYTLSEGHITGQLPIEEATPEALMVLMTKEKEADHVSA; encoded by the coding sequence ATGCGCTCGATCACCAAGGAGTTCCCCGGCGTCATCGCGCTGGCCGACGTGTCGCTGACCGTCGAGCGGGGCACCGTCCACGCCATCTGCGGCGAGAACGGCGCGGGCAAGTCCACTCTCATGAAGGTGCTCAGCGGGGTCTACCCCGCGGGCGACTACCGCGGCGAGATCGAGTTCGACGGCCAGATCGTCCAGTTCAAGGACATCCGCGACAGCGAAGCCGCCGGCATCGTCATCATCCATCAGGAGCTGGCTCTCAGCCCCTACCTCTCCATCGCCGAGAACATCTTCCTCGGCAACGAGATCACGCACCGCGGACTCATCGACTGGGACGCGACGAACCGCGAGGCGGCGAAGCTGCTGGCCCGCGTCGGTCTCGGCGACAGCCCCGACGTGCCCGTGAACGAGATCGGCGTCGGCAAGCAGCAGCTCGTCGAGATCGCCAAGGCGCTCTCGAAGGACGTGAAGCTCCTCATCCTCGACGAGCCGACCGCCGCGCTCAACGACGACGACTCGGCGCACCTGCTCGATCTCATCCGCCACCTCCGGGGGCAGGGGATCACCTGCATCATCATCAGCCACAAGCTCAACGAGATCCGCGCCATCGCCGACGAGGTCACCATCATCCGCGACGGCCGGACGATCGAGACGCTCGACGTCGCCACCGGCGGCACCAGCGAAGACCGCATCATCCGCGGCATGGTCGGCCGCGAGCTCGAGAACCGCTATCCCGACCGCGACGCCGAGATCGGCGATGAGGTGCTGCGCGTGGAGGACTGGACGGTCCACCACCCGACGGACGCCAACCGCGTCGTCATCCACAGCGCGAACATCACCGTGCGCGCGGGCGAGGTCGTCGGCATCGCGGGCCTCATGGGCGCCGGTCGCACCGAGCTCGCCATGAGCGTGTTCGGCCGCAGCTTCGGATCGCGCATCACCGGCAGTGTCTACGTCCGCGGGCAGAAGGTCGACACCTCGACGGTGCCCAAGGCCATCCGCGCCGGGCTGGCGTATGTGACCGAGGACCGCAAGGGCGCCGGACTGAACCTGATCGACACCATCAAGCGCAACATCTCGCTCGCGGGCATGCGCAAGCTCACCCGACGGGGCTGGGTCGACGGCCAGGAGGAGTACCTCGTCGCCAACCGCTACCGGCAGTCGATGAACATCAAGGCCCCGACGGTCGACGTCGTGGTGGGCAAGCTCTCGGGCGGCAACCAGCAGAAGGTCGTGCTGTCGCAGTGGCTGTACTCGGATCCCGAGGTGCTCATCCTCGACGAGCCCACACGCGGCATCGACGTGGGGGCCAAGTACGAGATCTACACGATCATCAACACGCTCGCCGCGCAGGGCAAGGGGGTGCTCGTCATCTCGTCCGAGCTGCCCGAGCTGCTCGGCATCTGCGACCGCATCTACACACTCAGCGAGGGCCACATCACCGGCCAGCTGCCCATCGAGGAGGCCACACCCGAGGCCCTCATGGTGCTCATGACGAAGGAGAAGGAAGCCGACCATGTCAGTGCCTGA
- the chvE gene encoding multiple monosaccharide ABC transporter substrate-binding protein, protein MLTMVAGAAVLALSLAGCAGDRSGGSTDATEEAGGIIGVAMPTQQSERWIADGDNVKSQLEDLGYQVDLQYANDDIPTQVSQIENMITSGAKALVIASIDGTTLTDVLQQAADADIPVIAYDRLINGTENVDYYTTFDNYQVGVQQATSLLTGLGVLDASGQETGAAGPFNVELFAGSPDDNNATFFWNGAMDTLKPYMDSGVLTVPSGQTEFGQAAILRWLPETAQERMENILTVIGDTRLDGVLSPYDGLSIGIISALTSGGYAADALPVITGQDAEVGSIKSIIAGEQYSTIFKDTRELAKQAVSMIDAIRKGGEPEVNDTETYDNGEKVVPSFLLKSTIVTKDNYQDVLVDSGYYTESDLK, encoded by the coding sequence ATGCTCACCATGGTCGCGGGGGCTGCAGTCCTCGCCCTCAGCCTGGCCGGCTGCGCGGGCGACCGCAGCGGCGGCAGCACCGATGCCACCGAGGAGGCCGGCGGAATCATCGGCGTCGCGATGCCGACCCAGCAGTCGGAGCGCTGGATCGCCGACGGCGACAACGTCAAGTCGCAGCTGGAGGACCTCGGCTACCAGGTCGACCTGCAGTACGCGAACGACGACATCCCCACCCAGGTCTCGCAGATCGAGAACATGATCACCTCGGGCGCCAAGGCCCTGGTCATCGCCTCCATCGACGGCACCACCCTGACCGACGTGCTGCAGCAGGCCGCCGACGCCGACATCCCGGTGATCGCGTACGACCGCCTCATCAACGGCACCGAGAACGTCGACTACTACACGACGTTCGACAACTACCAGGTCGGCGTCCAGCAGGCCACGTCGCTCCTCACCGGCCTGGGTGTCCTGGACGCCTCCGGTCAGGAGACCGGCGCCGCCGGCCCCTTCAACGTGGAGCTCTTCGCGGGCAGCCCCGACGACAACAACGCCACTTTCTTCTGGAACGGCGCCATGGACACCCTCAAGCCCTACATGGACTCGGGTGTGCTCACGGTCCCCAGCGGCCAGACGGAGTTCGGCCAGGCCGCGATCCTGCGCTGGCTGCCCGAGACCGCCCAGGAGCGCATGGAGAACATCCTCACCGTCATCGGCGACACCCGCCTCGACGGCGTGCTGTCCCCCTACGACGGCCTGTCGATCGGCATCATCTCCGCGCTGACCTCCGGCGGCTACGCCGCCGACGCCCTCCCGGTCATCACCGGTCAGGACGCCGAGGTCGGCTCGATCAAGTCCATCATCGCCGGCGAGCAGTACTCGACGATCTTCAAGGACACCCGCGAGCTGGCCAAGCAGGCCGTCTCGATGATCGACGCGATCCGCAAGGGCGGCGAGCCCGAGGTCAACGACACCGAGACGTACGACAACGGCGAGAAGGTCGTCCCGTCGTTCCTCCTCAAGTCGACGATCGTGACGAAGGACAACTACCAGGACGTCCTCGTCGACAGCGGCTACTACACCGAGTCCGACCTCAAGTGA
- a CDS encoding LacI family DNA-binding transcriptional regulator, producing MSASDTPGPAGRAPSIRDVARLAGVSYQTVSRVINNSSQLRPETAERVRSAIAELRFVPSQAARALATSRTRLLGVLGPRTTTYGLATMVQGVESAARAAGYRLTVTNLASSAPDDVRASIDHLVRQSVEGLIAVAPQSRVVPILDELQLPVPVKIVSPTAPTGLGGTHNDQIAGARAAVRHLIDLGHSRILHIAGPRDWVEADHRMQGYLAEMDAHDLSPRPPVLGDWTAKFGFEAGMELLRMEDATAVFAGNDHMALGFMHAVRAIGRSVPEDISIVGFDDVPESAHLWPPLTTVRQDFEGIGRRAVGDLLADLGVQPEEDMVAQPDHLRLIVRSSTATPTR from the coding sequence ATGAGTGCGAGCGACACCCCCGGCCCCGCCGGTCGCGCGCCCAGCATCCGCGATGTCGCCCGTCTGGCGGGGGTGTCGTACCAGACCGTCTCCCGCGTGATCAACAACAGCTCGCAGCTGCGGCCCGAGACGGCCGAGCGGGTGCGCTCCGCCATCGCGGAGCTCCGGTTCGTGCCGAGCCAGGCGGCCCGGGCGCTCGCCACGAGTCGCACGAGACTCCTCGGCGTGCTGGGGCCGCGCACCACGACCTACGGCCTGGCCACCATGGTGCAGGGGGTCGAGTCCGCCGCCCGCGCGGCGGGCTACCGGCTCACCGTCACCAACCTCGCCTCGAGCGCCCCCGACGACGTGCGCGCCTCGATCGACCATCTCGTCCGGCAGTCGGTCGAGGGTCTGATCGCCGTCGCCCCGCAGTCACGGGTCGTGCCCATCCTCGACGAGCTGCAGCTGCCCGTGCCGGTGAAGATCGTCTCGCCGACCGCCCCCACCGGACTGGGCGGCACGCACAACGACCAGATCGCCGGCGCCCGCGCGGCGGTGCGGCATCTGATCGACCTCGGTCACTCGCGCATCCTGCACATCGCCGGACCCCGTGACTGGGTGGAGGCGGACCACCGGATGCAGGGCTACCTGGCCGAGATGGACGCGCACGACCTCTCGCCGCGCCCGCCGGTGCTCGGCGACTGGACGGCGAAGTTCGGCTTCGAGGCCGGCATGGAGCTGCTGCGCATGGAGGACGCCACGGCCGTCTTCGCCGGGAACGACCACATGGCGCTGGGCTTCATGCATGCGGTCCGCGCCATCGGCCGGTCGGTGCCCGAGGACATCTCGATCGTCGGATTCGACGACGTGCCCGAGTCGGCGCACCTCTGGCCGCCGCTGACCACCGTGCGTCAGGACTTCGAGGGGATCGGCCGCCGCGCGGTCGGCGATCTCCTCGCCGATCTGGGTGTGCAGCCTGAGGAGGACATGGTCGCGCAGCCCGATCACCTGCGCCTGATCGTGCGCTCCTCCACGGCTACGCCGACCCGCTGA